GACCTGGTGCTGCTGCGCCGATGGGGCTCATGGCCCGACCTGACCCGGCGCACGTCTGGAGGCGGCCACCGAAGCCTCGCCTCGGTGACCGCCCGATCCAGCTGTCAGCTGCCTACCGGTTGGCGGCGAGCCAGTCCTCGTAGTGGGTGGGGGCCACGCGGGCGCCGGGGCCCGCGATCAGTACGTCACCTTCGACGGCTGCGAACATGCCCGCCGTGTCGTCGGTGACGATGGTGCGGGGGTCCTTGCGGGCCGACAGCGTCAGGCGGCCGAGCTCGTCGAGCGGGAAGACATCGGGGCCCGCGACGTCGAGGGTGCCGTTGAGGGGCTCGGCGGTGGCGACGTCGGCGAGTGTCTGGACCACCTCGGCGGTCGCGACGGGCTGGATGGGCGTGGCGGGCAGCCGGACGGTCCGGTCGTCGGCGGTCCAGGTCATGACCGCGTCCATGAACTCGAAGAACTGCGTGGCGCGCACGATCGAGTACGGAGTGGGCCCCTGCCGCAGCAGGTCCTCCTGGAGCGCCTTCGCGCGGTAGTAGTCCAGCTGCGGCACCTGGTCGACGCCGACGATGGAGAGGATGACCTGATGGCGGACGCCCGCACGCTCCCCCGCTGCCAGCAGGTGCCCCACGGAGGTGCGGAAGAAGTCCAGGGAGGCTTCGTCGAACGTGGGCGAGTTCGTCACGTTGACGACCGTGTCCGCACCCTTGAGCGCCTCGCCGAGGCCCGCGCCGGTGAGCAGGTCGACTCCGGTGGACAGGGATGAGGCGACCACCTCGTGTCCTGCCTCGCGCAGCCGGGAGAC
This Streptomyces sp. NBC_01283 DNA region includes the following protein-coding sequences:
- a CDS encoding SDR family oxidoreductase; its protein translation is MNITVIGGTGLIGSQLVSRLREAGHEVVASSLSTGVDLLTGAGLGEALKGADTVVNVTNSPTFDEASLDFFRTSVGHLLAAGERAGVRHQVILSIVGVDQVPQLDYYRAKALQEDLLRQGPTPYSIVRATQFFEFMDAVMTWTADDRTVRLPATPIQPVATAEVVQTLADVATAEPLNGTLDVAGPDVFPLDELGRLTLSARKDPRTIVTDDTAGMFAAVEGDVLIAGPGARVAPTHYEDWLAANR